Within the Terriglobia bacterium genome, the region TGGCGGTGCTCTACTCCCGGAGCTCGCGGCGCAACGAAAGCGAGCGGCTGGTGGAAATGGCCCGGCATCTGGGACCGGAAGCGATCGGCCGCCTGCGCGAGCTGCTGCGGGCACGCCCCGCGCACGAAGCCATCGCCACCCTGGGACTGCTGGCGCATCTGGACGCGACCGCGCTCCTGGAGTGGCTGCCCCGGCGCCTGCCGGAGTGGTCCCGCTCGCAGCACGACGCGGTGGTGCGGCAGATCGCGGCCAGCGGCGTCGCCGACCGCGCGCGCGTGCTGGTGACGCTCCTTGACCAGCTCGACCCGGCCGTCGTTCCCGAGGTCATTGACGAGATCGGCATGAGTGGCGATCTGTCCGCCGGCGCTCCTTTGCAGAAGATAGCGCAGGGCGACCTGCCGTCGAGCGCCTCGCCGTATTTGCAGGTGAAGGCCATCGAAGCACTGGCCCGCCTGCGCGACATGGACTCGCTGCCGCTGTTGCGCATCCTGCTGCAGTCGCGCAGCCTGTTCGGATGGAAGCAGCCGCGGGAGATCCGCGCGGTCGCGGCCCAGGCTCTGGCCAAGCTCGATCCGGAATTCCTGAAGGGCTACCTGCCGCAGAGCGGCCTGTCTCCCGCCGAACTCGATGTCGCGCCGCTCGACCCGCAGCCGGAGACGGCCTGGGTACGGCAGCGGCGCTACCCGCGCATCGTGCCGGGGATCAACCTGAACGCCACCGCCCTGACGCAGCGCGGGCGCTACCCCCTGCAGATCAAGACCCTGAGCCTGGGTGGAGGCATGGGAACGCGCGACGGGCGCAGCTCGCTGGGGATGGAGGCGGTGCTTGACCTGCAATTGGGCCTGCGCCACCTCAGGTCCCAGGTGTGGATGCGCGAAGTGGATGCGCTGAACGTCGGCTTCGAGATCGTCAATATCGACCTCGACGACCGCGCCAAGCTGCGCAAACTGCTCGCGGAGCAGATGCAGCGAGTGCCGAGCGGCGTGCTGATGCGGGCCCAGGCACCGGCCGCAGCGAATTCTGCAATTCGCGTCTCATAAGAGCAACCGCGGATCTCCATGGACGACACGGATGAAATGAATCCGTGTAGATCCGTGAGAATCCGCGGTTTGCTCTTACAATCTGGACGTGGATACTCCCGCGCCCGTTGCGGCGCCTCCCGACGAGGAAGACGCACCCCGGTTCACGCTGCGCCAGCGCCTGTCGCTGTGGCTGGTGACGTGGGCGGGGTACCTGGCCATCCAGCTGATCGGGCCGACGCTGCGTGTCACGGTTTCGATCGAGGACGGCGGCCCGCCCGAGTTCTTCATCCGGCCCGCGGTCTATGCCTTCTGGCATCGCTGCGTGTTCATGGCCACCTGGTGGTACCGCAAGCGCGAGGTCGCGGTCATGACCAGCCGCAGCTTCGACGGCGAGTACATCGCGCGCATCATCTCGAAGTTCGGATACCGCCCGGTGCGCGGGTCGAGCTCGCGCGGGGCCGTGGCGGCGCTGATCGGCATGCGCAAGGAGCTCGACGAGGGACGCACCGCGGCCTTCACCATCGATGGACCGCGCGGACCGAAGTACGTCGCCAAGCCCGGGCCGGTGCTGCTGGCCCAAAAATCAGGCTTGCCCATCGCCACCGTCCACTTCGCGCCGGAGCGCGCCTGGGTCCTGCAAAGCTGGGACGAATTCATAATCCCCAAGCCGTTCTCGCGCGTGCTGCTGCGCGTGGGCAATCTGATCCGCGTTCCGCCCGATGCCGATGAAGCAGCCCAGCAGCGCTATCACGCCGAGATGCAGGCGACGCTCGACCGCATCCGCATCTATGCCGAAGAGCACGTCTCAGCCCTGCGCAGCTGATCAACCATCAACCATCGACAATGAACGATTGACAGGCGACACATGAGGCCGTAGATTCGCTCTTCGGATTCGCTCTTTATCAACCTGGGTTCGCGCGTCCGCGGCGCACGTCGCGGACTGGGAAGCGGGTGAAAATCCCGCGCTGCCGCGCAACTGTAAGGCGAGAGTAGATGGCGCCGGTCACTGCCCCACGGGTGGGAAGGCCGCACGCAACAGATCGCCAAGCCAGGAGACCGGCGTGAACCTCACACAACACCCCTTTCGCGTGCAAAGGAGGAGTGCCCGTGCAGTTCCGTCGTATCCTTCTCGTCCTGCTCTTGGCTGCGAATTGCGCAGCCGCCGATCTCAACGTCCAGGTTACGGATCCGCGCTCCGCGGCGGTCGCCGGCGCGCGCGTCGAGCTCTATCCCGCCAGCAGCGCGGCGGCGGCGGCCATCCGGAACACTTCGGCCGAGGGCACGGTGCGTTTCTCGGACCTGCCGGCCGGCGAGTATCGCGTCGAGGTGCGCGCGCCGGGATTCGCGCCGGCCTCGGCGACCGCCCGCGTCCCTGCCGAAGGTTCGCTCAAGATGCAGCTCTCGGTGGCGGGGCCCTCGCAGACCGTCGTGGTCAGCGCGACCCGCATGCCAGTACCCGTCGAGGAGAGCGGCGCGCGCGTCGAACTGCTGGACCAGCGCGAGCTCCAGAACATGCAGCCGATCGCGGCCAGCGACGCGTTGCGCTACGTCTCGGGCGCTGTCGTCAACCAGGCGGGCCAGCGCGGCGGGCAGGCATCGCTGTTCGTGCGTGGCGGCGAGTCGCGCTACAACAAGGTCATCATCGACGGCGTGCCGGTGAACGAACCCGGCGGCACGTTCGATTTCGGCGTGGTCCCACTCGCGCAAATCGAACGCATGGAGTTCGTCCGCGGCGCGGAAAGCGTGCTCTACGGCTCGGACGCGATGACGAGCGTCGTCCAACTCTGGTCGGCGGCCGGCCGCACCGCGGTCCCGGAAGCTCGCTTCGGCGCCGATGGCGGGACGTTCGGCACGGCGCGCGGCTACGCCTCCCTCGCCGGTGCGCGCGGCCGTCTCGATTACAACCTCTTCGCCCAGCAGGACGCGACCGACGGGCAGGGCCTCAACGATCAGTACTCGAATGCGCTCCAGGGCGGCAACATCG harbors:
- a CDS encoding lysophospholipid acyltransferase family protein; amino-acid sequence: MDTPAPVAAPPDEEDAPRFTLRQRLSLWLVTWAGYLAIQLIGPTLRVTVSIEDGGPPEFFIRPAVYAFWHRCVFMATWWYRKREVAVMTSRSFDGEYIARIISKFGYRPVRGSSSRGAVAALIGMRKELDEGRTAAFTIDGPRGPKYVAKPGPVLLAQKSGLPIATVHFAPERAWVLQSWDEFIIPKPFSRVLLRVGNLIRVPPDADEAAQQRYHAEMQATLDRIRIYAEEHVSALRS